The Benincasa hispida cultivar B227 chromosome 9, ASM972705v1, whole genome shotgun sequence genome has a segment encoding these proteins:
- the LOC120086718 gene encoding tubby-like protein 8 isoform X1: MIGDKKAIIPRQSSYNSLYLNPLIDLRHNRSCSDGGGFRQGKENLIPNTKDKQRDENAECCDKENAIPINEFCANSKQKFGDFKSFSTGKALKPSSLHLCMQMNEPDKVFASRLWDATDSEHSSSLKIWDFSDSEAAPASSWSTLPNRSLLCRPLPVDVGRCTCVIVKEKSPDGLHGGAFYSLYTNEGKGRQDRKLAVARHRRRNGRSEYKIAQSTRGILCNADDSFVGSMTTNLVGSKYHIWDQGSRLKPIPSKPRSLLAAVTFMPTITTWTGSHRSMKAFIPKHQSMQLKNTNQQVQHIAGLPREWEEEKAKVHQLVSKVPQYNKISKQYELDFRDRGRAVSGLMIQTSVKNFQLTLEENGKQTILQLGRIGKSKYVMDYRYPLTGYQAFCICLASIDSKLCCSV, encoded by the exons ATGATTGGCGACAAGAAAGCGATTATACCTCGCCAATCTTCCTACAACTCTCTGTATTTGAATCCCCTCATTGACCTCCGGCACAACCGTAGCTGCAGCGACGGCGGCGGATTCCGGCAAGGTAAAGAGAACTTGATACCTAATACGAAGGATAAACAGAGAGATGAAAATGCAGAGTGTTGCGACAAAGAAAATGCGATTCCCATTAATGAGTTCTGTGCTAATTCGAAGCAGAAATTTGGGGATTTTAAGTCATTTTCGACTGGAAAGGCTTTGAAGCCTTCTTCACTTCATCTCTGTATGCAAATGAACGAGCCCGATAAGGTTTTTGCCTCTAGATTGTGGGATGCCACTGATTCTGAACATTCAAGTTCATTGAAGATTTGGGATTTTTCGGATTCGGAAGCTGCCCCAGCTTCCTCATGGTCCACTTTGCCAAACAG gTCATTGTTGTGTAGGCCATTGCCTGTGGATGTGGGGAGATGTACTTGTGTCATTGTGAAGGAAAAATCACCAGATGGGCTTCATGGTGGAGCCTTCTATTCTCTATACACAAAT GAAGGGAAAGGACGGCAGGACCGGAAGTTGGCAGTGGCCCGTCATCGACGACGGAACGGGAGGTCAGAGTATAAAATAGCTCAGAGTACAAGGGGGATATTGTGCAATGCAGATGATAGTTTTGTTGGATCCATGACTACAAACCTTGTTGGTTCAAAATATCATATATGGGATCAG GGGAGCCGTCTGAAACCGATCCCGAGCAAGCCGAGATCGCTTCTGGCTGCTGTAAC ATTCATGCCTACAATAACCACTTGGACAGGCAGCCATAGAAGCATGAAAGCTTTCATCCCCAAGCATCAATCAATGCAGCTGAAAAACACCAATCAG CAGGTGCAGCACATAGCAGGGCTGCCAAGGGAGTGGGAGGAAGAAAAGGCCAAAGTTCACCAGCTTGTTTCTAAGGTTCCCCAATACAACAAG ATTTCTAAGCAATATGAGTTGGACTTTAGAGACAGAGGAAGGGCGGTTTCAGGTCTTATGATCCAAACCTCTGTGAAAAATTTTCAGTTGACTTTAGAG GAAAACGGCAAACAAACGATTCTCCAACTTGGAAGGATTGGGAAGTCTAAGTATGTGATGGATTATAG ATATCCATTGACAGGTTATCAAGCATTTTGCATATGTCTGGCTTCCATAGATTCAAAGCTGTGTTGCTCAGTATGA
- the LOC120086718 gene encoding tubby-like protein 8 isoform X2 codes for MIGDKKAIIPRQSSYNSLYLNPLIDLRHNRSCSDGGGFRQGKENLIPNTKDKQRDENAECCDKENAIPINEFCANSKQKFGDFKSFSTGKALKPSSLHLCMQMNEPDKVFASRLWDATDSEHSSSLKIWDFSDSEAAPASSWSTLPNRSLLCRPLPVDVGRCTCVIVKEKSPDGLHGGAFYSLYTNEGKGRQDRKLAVARHRRRNGRSEYKIAQSTRGILCNADDSFVGSMTTNLVGSKYHIWDQGSRLKPIPSKPRSLLAAVTFMPTITTWTGSHRSMKAFIPKHQSMQLKNTNQVQHIAGLPREWEEEKAKVHQLVSKVPQYNKISKQYELDFRDRGRAVSGLMIQTSVKNFQLTLEENGKQTILQLGRIGKSKYVMDYRYPLTGYQAFCICLASIDSKLCCSV; via the exons ATGATTGGCGACAAGAAAGCGATTATACCTCGCCAATCTTCCTACAACTCTCTGTATTTGAATCCCCTCATTGACCTCCGGCACAACCGTAGCTGCAGCGACGGCGGCGGATTCCGGCAAGGTAAAGAGAACTTGATACCTAATACGAAGGATAAACAGAGAGATGAAAATGCAGAGTGTTGCGACAAAGAAAATGCGATTCCCATTAATGAGTTCTGTGCTAATTCGAAGCAGAAATTTGGGGATTTTAAGTCATTTTCGACTGGAAAGGCTTTGAAGCCTTCTTCACTTCATCTCTGTATGCAAATGAACGAGCCCGATAAGGTTTTTGCCTCTAGATTGTGGGATGCCACTGATTCTGAACATTCAAGTTCATTGAAGATTTGGGATTTTTCGGATTCGGAAGCTGCCCCAGCTTCCTCATGGTCCACTTTGCCAAACAG gTCATTGTTGTGTAGGCCATTGCCTGTGGATGTGGGGAGATGTACTTGTGTCATTGTGAAGGAAAAATCACCAGATGGGCTTCATGGTGGAGCCTTCTATTCTCTATACACAAAT GAAGGGAAAGGACGGCAGGACCGGAAGTTGGCAGTGGCCCGTCATCGACGACGGAACGGGAGGTCAGAGTATAAAATAGCTCAGAGTACAAGGGGGATATTGTGCAATGCAGATGATAGTTTTGTTGGATCCATGACTACAAACCTTGTTGGTTCAAAATATCATATATGGGATCAG GGGAGCCGTCTGAAACCGATCCCGAGCAAGCCGAGATCGCTTCTGGCTGCTGTAAC ATTCATGCCTACAATAACCACTTGGACAGGCAGCCATAGAAGCATGAAAGCTTTCATCCCCAAGCATCAATCAATGCAGCTGAAAAACACCAATCAG GTGCAGCACATAGCAGGGCTGCCAAGGGAGTGGGAGGAAGAAAAGGCCAAAGTTCACCAGCTTGTTTCTAAGGTTCCCCAATACAACAAG ATTTCTAAGCAATATGAGTTGGACTTTAGAGACAGAGGAAGGGCGGTTTCAGGTCTTATGATCCAAACCTCTGTGAAAAATTTTCAGTTGACTTTAGAG GAAAACGGCAAACAAACGATTCTCCAACTTGGAAGGATTGGGAAGTCTAAGTATGTGATGGATTATAG ATATCCATTGACAGGTTATCAAGCATTTTGCATATGTCTGGCTTCCATAGATTCAAAGCTGTGTTGCTCAGTATGA